A part of Anser cygnoides isolate HZ-2024a breed goose chromosome 17, Taihu_goose_T2T_genome, whole genome shotgun sequence genomic DNA contains:
- the LOC125183979 gene encoding uncharacterized protein, giving the protein MGRMRAVPLPERNRGGGRGRARSWLSSPGGHNGRSQKGPPPSPPTLPRPSVCRQSPGAFYKCPAPLLPCPGGTLALHWVYFGEMPGFWTSLEPRGEQGSAHPSRGRRGMAAQARVPCALLKVPTGHAAPVGRGHLEAPRGRGCLGAPARPCLAPQHVLSTRSCSRPHREAASDGEGTWCQGALPPVHVVVFSASPPPPPPSVCRRARCRARRMPLQKPCSCRTAPAPSAGTASTGCAVLSPCLHPSPSSASSASAPLPSEPRDAEAKAQHCRGCLLLGARLILAGAGAGKHDLQGSAARGGGGVVPHHHGW; this is encoded by the coding sequence ATGGGCAGGATGAGAGCCGTCCCCCTCCCTGAGCGTAacagaggagggggaaggggacggGCGAGGAGCTGGCTCAGCTCCCCAGGAGGACACAATGGCCGGAGCCAGAAGGGCCCCCCGCCATCCCCACCGACCCTGCCCCGTCCCTCTGTCTGCCGGCAAAGTCCTGGTGCTTTCTACAAGTGCCCTGCACCACTGCTGCCTTGTCCTGGCGGGACCCTGGCTCTGCACTGGGTGTATTTTGGGGAAATGCCAGGTTTCTGGACCAGCCTGGAGCCCCGAGGGGAGCAGGGCTCGGCGCATCCCTCGCGGGGCCGCAGAGGGATGGCAGCACAAGCACGTGTGCCCTGTGCGCTGCTGAAGGTCCCGACAGGGCACGCGGCCCCTGTGGGACGAGGGCACCTGGAGGCACCAAGGGGCAGAGGGTGCCTGGGAGCCCCTGCCCGGCCTTGTCTCGCTCCTCAGCACGTGCTCAGCACCCGCTCCTGCAGCCGGCCCCACCGAGAGGCGGCCTCTGACGGGGAGGGGACGTGGTGCCAGGGCGCACTGCCCCCGGTCCATGTCGTGGTTTTCTCcgccagccctcctcctcctcctccctctgtgTGCCGGCGGGCTCGGTGCAGAGCCCGGCGGATGCCTCTGCAGAAGCCCTGCTCTTGCAGGACTGCCCCTGCCCCGTCAGCAGGCACTGCCAGCACAGGCTGTGCCGTGCTCTCGCCGTGCCTTCACCCGtccccttcctctgcttcctctgcttCGGCGCCCCTGCCCTCGGAGCCTCGCGATGCTGAGGCAAAGGCTCAGCACTGCCGGGGCTGCCTCCTTCTCGGAGCACGGCTCATCCTTGCTGGTGCCGGGGCTGGGAAACACGACTTGCAGGGGAgcgctgctcgggggggggggggggttgtgccCCACCATCACGGGTGGTAG